From Amyelois transitella isolate CPQ chromosome 17, ilAmyTran1.1, whole genome shotgun sequence:
gattatttataacataaatacgTACAATATCTTCCCGataaatgttgtaaaaggcgaccaagggataagcttataaacttgggattcctcttgtaggcgatgggcttactctgtcactgtttgaatctctattctatcataaagctatacggctgaatgtagcctttcaaaatttcatgagaatcggtcaagtcGTTTCAGATGAgcacgggaacgaacattgtgtcacgagaattttatatataacattttaataaagtagGCTTAGCGAACGACGACGCAAAAATTATTTCGACGAAAAATGTATCGTCGAACTAATCCTAGGAGAACCATCGGAGAACACTTCCAACCTAGGCTTTCACTTGGTCAGTCAGTCAAATAATTCCGGGAAATCCGTGGGTAAGTTGACTATGACGCTGACTAGCCTCCTGTCCCGGCACAAAGTGGCCATCATGCAGTCCCCGCCCGGAAAAGATCGCACGTAACctttcctaaaaaaaaagaaaacaattgatacatacatacctatggtcacgtctatatcccttgcggggtagacagagccaacagtcttgaaaagactgaatggccacgttcagctgatagaattgatatttaaatatttcttagtcgccctttaagacatccatgggaaagagatggagtagtcctattcttttttctataggtgCAGGAaccacataaataaaaaaaaacaattgatgtgtataaaaaaaagggaatAAAGGGGAATGgcaataaacttggtattcttctttttggcgttGGGCCATTAAcctgtcatacatacatacatatttttatttttttatatatttatgtacatcaagaaaaataagaattaaacttataatatagagaaatttagtacaagggcattaggtacttatttctaaagaaatttcatacatatctacatataatcacgtctatatccctaatatagacagagccaacagtcttgaaaagactgaaaggccacgttcagctgtttggcttcatggtagaattgagattcaaacaggttgctagtccatcgcctaaaaaaagaatctcaaaatATCGACTagtcgccgtgtggttcccgacaccattaaaaaaaaaagaccacTCCCTCTCTATAGGAAAtatgctgaaaataataaaatatttgcacgCTCAACACagactgtcatttatttttcttattttaaattacaaaatgtttgtccTTTACAAAGGAGTTCGGAACACTCTAAGGAGTTCGTAACACTCTCATTCCCATGAATGTACACATACTTACTTGCAAAAGCAACCAGATTTGCAGTGCATCAATCTCTTTGGTCCGGTTGCGATTCTCGATATTCTCTTTTCGGATTGCCAACAACTCGACTCGTCATTAAATGCGCATGCGACGTGAATCTCCCTACGAGGGCACTTTGttcctttaaaataaataaatatatacgggacaaattacactgattgagttagccccggagtaagttcgaaacttgtgttgcgagatactaactcaacgatactatattttataataaatacttatatacacaccacagaggccgtcaatcgTTGAAGTAATCACTATGTGTAATTTTAAAGGAactgcctctgtggcgcagcggtagtacgcttgtctgtgacaccggaggtcccgggttcgaatcccggccagggcatgatgagaaaagaactttttctgattgccctgggtcttggatgtttatctatctaagtatttattatgaaatatagtatcgtcgagttagtatctcgtaacgcaagtctcgaacttacttcgaggctaactcaatctgtgtaatttgtcccgtatatatttagatattatttattagtgacatctctaaattcaaaattcaagtGGGATACTTCATAGCACTTAATAATTTTCGTACCTTTTGGTTTCAAAACATtggttgatgtcaaataaataaataaaaactaagtttactgccgcttccaaagcgtcagtgcagaagaattAATTACTATCTGTCgtgttaccggcaccaataaaaaaagaataggaccgctcaatctcgttcccatggatgtcgtaataggtgactaagggataggcttataaacttagtattcttcttttaggcgacgggcttgcaacctatcattatttgtatctcaatccaaagacaaacagctgaactttgCCTATccatcttttcaagactgttggctctgtctaccctgtaaggggtaaagacgtgattaaatgtatgcatGTAGTATTGCTTAGGGTCTTCTTCGTATACTTACTAAGTAAAACGCTGTCACTGATCCCAATAATACAAAACAGTAAaacgcaaaatttcatttccttaaaaaaaataacgatttTTTGTTGCGTCTTACCCGAAGGCTGTTCTTTGGCCTAATAAAAGTCAGTGAAGTGTGTAATTGGCtatttttcttgttaattttataattaatcaagTTAATTGACTTGAATTGTAATACCTAAGCATTTACTGACTAAATGAAAGATTATAATTAcgttgttaattttaaaatgtgatgTTTATTGTACAAACCACAGATATTGATAAATTACATACTAACTTTCAGTCAGCTGCCCCGTAGCTTAGCACGCGCTACGcgatttttatcgcgcgatataCTATCGCTATCCCGTTTCATGTCATAAAGAATAgcaatataagtataaataagaagagaagaataaaagaataggaccactccatctcgttcccatggatgacgtaaaaggcgactaagggatagccgtataaacttgggattcttctttaaggcgatgggctagcaacccgtcaatatttgaatctcaattctatcattaaaccaaacagttgaacgtggcctgaaccatcagtcttttaaagactgttggctctgtctaccccgtaagggataaagacgtgatcatatgtatatcgtccttttcttttttgtactggtgccggaaaccacacggcacttctggtgcctggaaccacacggcacatctttGTTTATGTCTTTACAATATctcagcctctgtggcgcagcggtagtgcgcttgtctgtgtcaccggtggtcccgggttctaatcccggccagggcatgatgagaaacgaactttctctgattggcctgggtctttaatgtttatctatataagtaagtatttattataaaatatagtatcgttgagttagtatctcgtaacacaagtttcgaacttacttcgaggctaactcaatctgtgtaatttgtcccgttcctatataatcatttatttatatcaataccTTGTTTCAGATGAGTGCCCAGCAAACGAGGAGTACCTGCTCTGCGGCTCTGCCTGTCCCTTCAACTGCACAGATCCTAAAGGACCAGTGACATGTTCAGACGACTGTGTTGAAGGGTGCTTTTGCAAGACCGGCTTTTTGAGGGACGTGAACGGAACATGTGTTAATGCTGACCAATGTATTGGTGGTAAGTTTAGGCGTTTGGACATCAACctgtcatacatacaattttttttatttgcatcaaggaaaataagaataaaacttaacttaaagtgcaagggcactacttatttatagataaattttatacatacatataatcacgtctatatcccttgcggggtagacagagacaacagatttgaaaagactgacaggacAGTCCATATTCAcgtttttggcttgatgataataatgagattcaaatagtgacaggttgctagcccatcgcctcaaaaaaggaatcccaagttatcccttagtcgccttttacgacatccatgggaaagagatgctcAGAGCTTGTCATCAAATTAAAtcgttttcatacatacatacataaaatcacgcctctttcccggaggggtaggcagagactacctctttacCTAATCGTTATCATCAGATAAAAACCCGGTTTGCGGAGCCGATGAGGAGTTCCTCTCATGCGGCACCGCTTGCCCTGGTACCTGCGCCAACCCTGACCCCCTCGTTTGTGGACTAGCATGCAGCATGGGTTGCTTCTGCAAGTCTGGATATGTCAGGGATGAGGCCAGCGACACTTGTGTCACATTGGACAAATGTCCACCAGGTGAGACCTTTGagtgagtgccgtgtggttcccggcaccaatacaaaaaagaatagggccactccatctctttcccatggatgtcgtaaaaggctactaagggataggcttacaaacttggagattctttttttgtatgtaaaatttttgatatttttatacagatttacgttacatataatatagtcacgtttatatcttttgcggggtagacagagccaattgcCTCTAAAAGACCGAaatgccacgctcagctgtttggctcaatgatagaattgagattcaattaatgacaggttgctagctcatcgcctaaaaaacaaTCCCAAATACAAGTAGGTAGATAAGCATATCCcgtagtcgtcttttacggtatccatgggaaagagatgcactggtcctattcttatttcttttgatgccgggaaccacacggctgctTACAACACtccaatattttgtaactccaAAAAATGTGTTCCTTACaatcattataaacatatttgagactagctgtgcccgcaacttcgtccgcgtggaatagttattttgggcatcattgaagccctcaaggatgaataattttcccgtttttttttttcattttccattatttctttgcttatAGTTGCatcgtgatgttatatagcctaaagtcttcctcgacaaatggtctattcaacgcaatcgaattttcaattcgaaccagtagttcttgagattagcgcgttcaaacaaacaaactcttcagctgtataatattagtatagatggctTCACTGTCTGTGGAGATCGGACCTTAGGGCTACACCAACAGTCAGTCTACTACCAAATTACTGCTTACCATagtaactaactaactatagccaacatattttatctttcaGAACAATGCTTCAACAAAAACGAAGTCTACGACATTTGCAAAGCCAACTGTGAACCATCTTGTTCTGATCCAGAGCCAATTTGCACTCAAATCTGCCAAGGGGGGTGCATTTGCTCATCTGGGTTACTTCGCAATGATAATGGAGACTGTGTGAGTGTTGATAAGTGCCCTAAAGGTAACAGCACCGACCCTGGATTATTGGGAAGGTACCTCAATGTGATCAATAGAATTATCAACTTGTCTAGTGTGAACGGAGCGAATTGAGTTAAGATTAACTACTCGAAGATTTAGTacctggttgaccgagctttgctctaccagagatggcgctgatatagtttcaTAAAACGCggcttttaaaatgtttatatatcttgggaaccgagcttttctcgaacctaggaccttgataaatcgattccttgagccgtaaagcccctaatctgtaactttcatgaaaatcgttggagccggtttcgagatcctgattatatatatacaagaattgctcgtttaaatatattagatagattagattaatacattattttgttagtaATAATCTATTTtagatacataggtatataatttaagtaagtcCTCCTTCGGCCCAGTACCAAGGACGCTTTTCTGAgctatgtacattagtttgagtggtAACCGATGCTAttacgatgagggaaaacatcgtgaggaaaccttcaTATTCAGGCAagtgaatgtgtaaccatatttatattatatgtgtaaaacatgtaaaatgtgtaaaacaaatattatttgtctTCATTGCATGTTGTAATTCAtatcaatcaataaatatattttagttatacttTGGAAATAAGTTAGAACTTTATGTTCACGAATAAgtttacaataatatatagaGACAAGTAACAACTAATTTAGAATTTAAGgctcattataattttatttctaatattatccagtaaaatattgtaaatacttttaaacaaagggctgaaaataaatattatgaaatgaaCCTTTCTTTTACTAAAACTATTCTTCTATATTCACGCTATAATTATTTGgagaaaaaatacttacaaatgtacaaaataaatggaacgtatttttttattcttgattATATTCTATGACCCATGAAAGTAATAAAGAaagagtaaaattttaattttacatgtttaattatcttacaatacaatatatcTATGAAcggaataaaatatagaaaaaataaataataataaacaactgTTCGTCGTCTTCTTTACCCCATTCATCGGGAGTGTAATTATATTGGTTATctgtgaaaaaaagaaataagtaaatagataaaaacttATGAAAAGAAAGTGAGAGAAATATTACAAAGTTAGACAAACTTGTCTTGTAAtactgaaatgaaaaaatgtacATAGTAACTCCatctataatttaatttaggcATTAAACTTTAGCACTGCTTTGCTTCTATTTTCCTTCTTGCTACATGAGTTTTAAAAAGTGTTAGTCAATTGCGACAGATGGCAGTTGGCGTAATTTTGAAATACTATGCACGACTTTTGTCTTATGAATAGTGCTGACTAAACAACATAGATGGCGTGCGACATAAAATCTTGTTACCaaaccaataaatatatttttaaaatagtatcCAATCTCTAGGTGTCGCTAGTGAATTAATAATCTAGGTTTTAATCAACAATAGTAGAAAAAGATTAGGTCATGTTACTAAAAGAGCCTTAAATATGGAAGTGAAAGGTTAAGGaataggggaagaccgaaaaagaAATGGATGGATagcgtaaaggatagtataaggagaaagggagtgaccagtgagatggcaattgacagaagtaattggaaaagaCTAACATAggtactgtgccgaccccacgtagaaagtTGGAAAAGGTAACGTAAAAAGtagaaagattttaaaaactgtttaaGGGAAAGTAATGTACTtaccattaaaaattaacacaaaataatgaGATGACAATTGAATTGCCTAATAATGCCAggacaaatttttaatattatttttaattttaaaaagatacatttatggtcacgtctatatcccttgcggggtagacagggccaacagtcttgaaaagactgaatggccacgttcagctatttggcttaacgatagaattgagattcaactaaaAAACGGATATGTTGTTATTTATTCTGTCTAAACCGCCATCTTTAACTAACCTACCCATAAATGCCCATGGAAACTGAGGTCACCTTTCTGTACTCTTCCTCCCTGATGCCGTAGGTCAGATAGGAGTATGATAGGAAGTCTGAATGGTTGGAAATCAGCTGGAATACCATGCTCCTTGACCCGGTCTGACCTCTGACCATGTTGAAGGTCACTTCACCTCCGTCATCAACTGTCGCTGACACGTCTAAGTAGGTGATGACGAAGCCATCCTGAAATGataagtatatgtattatgcaaacgttgttttgagATGTTAgtgatgttggccgattctcagacctactcaatatgcttacaaaatttcatgagaatcggtcaagccgtttcggaggagtacgggaacgaacattgtgacataagaattttataaataagacgaaaattttatatgtaagatGTATACCTAAATACAAATGATCAAATATCTTGATGAGGTGAAAATCACGAAGCGTAAACGTATGAGGTACCGATTCATATCCCATCTTGgtcatgtacatacatatacaatcacgcctctttcccggaggggtacgcagagactaaatctttccacttgctacgatctctgcatacttccttcgctgtaccaatgactatttataATGAACATTTTCGTAATTATGCATAAGTTATGTAGgcctacattagtttgaatactatccgatgactttttaattttactacaatgtttttcctcaccgtaaaaccatcggttagcaatcaatctacaaaaaatatctttgtttgtttgtttttaatatttttactgtacaTACGAgagaacacaaaaatacagtaaatttgtaagacaaaatatacaaaggtggacttatcccattaagggatctcttccagtcaaccatttaataattaaaaggaGAGTCACTTGAATAGAAGTATGACAAATCCTTTTCCTATATAATTCTACATACatgtcggggtgggaagacctagacgaacgtatcttgatcaaattaaggacgtcctggtaaagggtcaggtcaaaagtacccgaaaccgccgagcttgcatgaagagagttatgaatgtggatgaagcgaaggaagtatgcagagatcgtggcaagtggaaggaggTAGTCTCCTACCCCTCCgcgaaagaggcgtgattttatgtatgtatgtacatatatacacaaacataataacatactcatataaatatatacaccgtacaaataaatatatacatatataaatacctacagaCTCAAACATCATCTTTACTGCATTTAATGActtttatgatgatgatgatgatgatgatgaactAACCTTTGCTGTAGCTGTGACCGTCACGAAGAAAGGCTCGTAGTTATTCCTGTGCCTGTATCTGTCTGACCCGCCGTACATCGGTAAAGAgtctgaataaaaatataatagtatcaTCATcaatctgccgtgtggtttccagctcTTTAGAATGACACCTACCGACCCTTTACTGTGGATCTCGTataaggtgactaaggaaataGGCACATAAATCTAGTATAGCTAATACCGTGATCCATtttaggttaggttcccctgaaaGGGTTGTGGAGGTTAGACGGGAGtcgttttgtgtaaaaacatgacttaCCCAACCCGTGCTCCTAAGGCGAGAGTTTCCTGAGTTACCTGGGCTCAGGGTTCTCCAGGTAAAGGTCATAAAATCAAACGTCAGGTCAggatattgttttaaaaacaatataattattttttattttttttaaattgaacttCAAACTCAAAtttgttatacttattttttgtaaaatccgAGACCCACATATGATAGATTTTCAGGAGTAACAAAggttataggtattattttattataaattcccacttgtgccgtgtggttaccggcaccattggaaaaaaaaataggaccactcaatctctttcccatgatgtcgtaaaaggcgactaagggatatgcttacaaacttgggattcttttttaggcgatgggttagcaatctgtcactattttaatctcaattctatcattaagccaaatagctgaacgtggctattcagtttttgcaagactgttggctctgtgaccaaatttatgtatgtatgttctttttttgtaaaatctgagACCGACATTATGATAGATTTTCAGGAGTAACAAAGATtagtcaatattttattatgaattccCACTTTTATTAGAAATTGCCACGAGACAGAAGCGTCAGGAAGTAGTCATGTAAATAGAGTTAGCAATTTTCTGTTTAGCGAACCAGCTGGCTTATAACAAgggaataattaaattaacaagaaAGACGGGTATTATTATAAGCTCTCAGTACTTTAAATGCAATATTTGTTGGTTTTTAGATACCgaccaaattaaattttcaagtatgagacaaaacaaacaaacaaaagtgccgtgtggttcccggcaccaatacaaaaaagaatgggaccactccatctctttcccatggatgttgtaaatggcgactaaggaataggcttacaaacttgggattcttttttaggcgatgggctagcaacctgtcactatttgaatctcaattctattattaagccaaatagctgaacgtggccattcggtcttttcaagactgttggctctgtctaccccacaaggtatatagacgtgaccataagtatgtatgagacaaaataaactttcataaTACGCAGACATGTTCTAAATGCAATtctatttattctatttactTCAAGAGAAACATTTTATACATGCTcggttaattaaaatgaaatttaattttcttactgCAGAAAAGTTTGGTAGTAATTTagacaataaaatgttatctCCTCGTTGAGATATAACTCATTCTAAATTCATGAATTTCAAGTTACTAAGTTATACTTTTAGCGAATGAACGgagattgaaaaataaataggtatttagGTTTATTTTTCGACTTCAAAATAAGTACCGCGTTGTTTCTTGCacataagaataggaccactcctcgGTGATACTccatgtcgtaaatggcgacaaGGGGAAAggatacttgggattcttctacaatgatttttttctaagttatgTATACATTAGTGTGAGATAGGTTtgaaacctgactcacccaatccaggatccatggtcaagggcataccccgggctgcTCTCCAGAGCAACTCTGGCTATAGCCAggatgaatagaatagaatagaataaatttattttcaaaattggatacaaggtatcacttactGACGTCACagcatttaaatctaattataactactaccgcttacaaagcgcatgtgtacaagaagcgacggaacaaactacactgcagcattttcaccggacgtcaatttacaacgAATGAAGATGACGAAGATTACTTACTTTCATATTCAATGCCGATTCTAAATTTTTCCGAGTGGAATAACTTTGGTGCGGCTACCACACTGACCACGACACTTAGAAGTATGAGACACCGTAATTTTTGCATCGTTTCAAGAAATTAGCCAAACACTTGATACAGAAGTCGAAAGATAACTGAAATTCTTTATTCGTCCGCCATATCTGATTTTATCTGGGAACAAAATGATGGTGTGTTCCGCTTTGATCTGGTACATtggaaattttctttattttttttttgtgtaaaaattatagtgaAGTGCTTGCTATTGAGTTGCATAGTTTCGGGCAAAGATGACAATCGCTTTG
This genomic window contains:
- the LOC106140949 gene encoding serine protease inhibitor swm-1-like isoform X1; this encodes MSKCENFVIIFFGLIALAAGIFITKDECPANEEYLLCGSACPFNCTDPKGPVTCSDDCVEGCFCKTGFLRDVNGTCVNADQCIGDKNPVCGADEEFLSCGTACPGTCANPDPLVCGLACSMGCFCKSGYVRDEASDTCVTLDKCPPEQCFNKNEVYDICKANCEPSCSDPEPICTQICQGGCICSSGLLRNDNGDCVSVDKCPKGNSTDPGLLGRYLNVINRIINLSSVNGAN
- the LOC106140949 gene encoding mucin-6-like isoform X2 translates to MSKCENFVIIFFGLIALAAGIFITKDECPANEEYLLCGSACPFNCTDPKGPVTCSDDCVEGCFCKTGFLRDVNGTCVNADQCIGEQCFNKNEVYDICKANCEPSCSDPEPICTQICQGGCICSSGLLRNDNGDCVSVDKCPKGNSTDPGLLGRYLNVINRIINLSSVNGAN
- the LOC106137566 gene encoding uncharacterized protein LOC106137566 isoform X1, with product MQKLRCLILLSVVVSVVAAPKLFHSEKFRIGIEYENSLPMYGGSDRYRHRNNYEPFFVTVTATAKDGFVITYLDVSATVDDGGEVTFNMVRGQTGSRSMVFQLISNHSDFLSYSYLTYGIREEEYRKITNIITLPMNGVKKTTNSCLLLFIFSIFYSVHRYIVL
- the LOC106137566 gene encoding uncharacterized protein LOC106137566 isoform X2 → MQKLRCLILLSVVVSVVAAPKLFHSEKFRIGIEYENSLPMYGGSDRYRHRNNYEPFFVTVTATAKDGFVITYLDVSATVDDGGEVTFNMVRGQTGSRSMVFQLISNHSDFLSYSYLTYGIREEEYRKVTSVSMGIYG
- the LOC106137566 gene encoding uncharacterized protein LOC106137566 isoform X3, which translates into the protein MQKLRCLILLSVVVSVVAAPKLFHSEKFRIGIEYENSLPMYGGSDRYRHRNNYEPFFVTVTATAKDGFVITYLDVSATVDDGGEVTFNMVRGQTGSRSMVFQLISNHSDFLSYSYLTYGIREEEYRKVTSVSMGIYG